From Nicotiana tabacum cultivar K326 chromosome 20, ASM71507v2, whole genome shotgun sequence, one genomic window encodes:
- the LOC107824702 gene encoding aspartic proteinase NANA, chloroplast, which yields MGRALLYLIFSLFFLSSAANHRKVEYLKLPLLHKDTFPPNPSQSLSSDLRRLNTLYSSLNHRSIRSAKLPLTSGASSGSGQYFVDLKLGTPPQRLLLVADTGSDLVWVTCSACRNCSSRRRGSAFLARHSSTYFPFHCYDKKCRLVPNPRGVACNLTRQHSPCRYVYSYSDESETRGFFSTETTTLNASSGSAVKFKKFAFGCSFEATGPSITGPSFNGAQGVMGLGRGSISLASQLGRRFGNKFSYCFMDYTLSPTPTSYLLIGRSAQVNDSKMSYTPMINNPFTSTFYYIGIESVYIEHVKLQINPSVWAIDELGNGGTVMDSGTTLTFLAEPAYRRIVREFKRLVRLPEVNDPTLGFDLCVNVSGVSRPSFPKMSFKLSGDSVLSPPPGNYFIDTAEDVKCLALQPLAAPSGFSVIGNLMQQGFVFEFDRDRSRIGFTRHGCGLP from the coding sequence ATGGGAAGAGCATTGTTGTAccttatcttttctctcttcttcctCTCCTCCGCCGCAAACCACCGTAAAGTCGAATACCTAAAACTCCCATTACTTCACAAAGACACATTCCCACCAAACCCTTCACAATCCCTTTCCTCCGACCTCCGGCGCTTAAACACTCTTTACTCCTCCCTTAACCACCGTAGCATCCGCTCAGCTAAACTCCCATTAACTTCTGGCGCATCTTCCGGCAGTGGACAGTACTTCGTCGATCTTAAGCTCGGTACACCGCCGCAACGCCTCCTTTTAGTCGCCGACACCGGCAGTGACCTTGTTTGGGTCACTTGTTCTGCCTGCCGAAACTGCTCTTCCCGCCGCCGTGGCTCCGCATTCCTCGCCCGCCATTCCTCCACGTACTTCCCCTTCCATTGCTACGATAAAAAATGTAGGCTCGTCCCCAACCCACGAGGCGTTGCGTGTAACCTCACGCGCCAACACAGTCCGTGCCGTTACGTGTACTCTTACTCCGATGAGTCTGAAACCAGAGGATTTTTCTCTACTGAAACGACGACGCTTAATGCCAGCTCAGGCAGTGCTGTGAAGTTTAAAAAGTTTGCATTTGGTTGTAGTTTTGAAGCGACCGGTCCAAGCATTACCGGTCCGAGTTTTAACGGAGCTCAAGGTGTAATGGGCTTGGGCCGCGGTTCGATTTCATTAGCGAGTCAACTAGGCCGCCGGTTCGGCAACAAGTTTTCTTACTGTTTTATGGACTACACATTATCTCCAACTCCAACGAGTTACTTATTAATCGGCCGGTCCGCTCAAGTCAACGATTCGAAAATGAGTTATACGCCGATGATAAATAACCCATTTACGTCGACGTTTTACTATATTGGGATTGAAAGTGTTTATATTGAGCATGTAAAATTACAAATAAACCCTTCCGTTTGGGCTATTGATGAGTTGGGAAATGGCGGGACTGTTATGGATTCAGGGACAACATTGACTTTTCTCGCCGAGCCGGCTTACCGGCGTATAGTGAGAGAGTTTAAGCGGTTGGTTAGGCTGCCAGAAGTCAATGACCCGACTCTTGggtttgacttgtgtgtaaacgtATCGGGCGTGTCGAGACCGAGTTTCCCTAAAATGAGTTTCAAACTCAGTGGTGACTCGGTCCTTTCCCCGCCACCCGGGAACTACTTCATTGACACCGCGGAGGACGTTAAATGCCTCGCATTGCAGCCGTTGGCGGCTCCCTCGGGGTTCTCGGTCATCGGAAACTTAATGCAGCAAGGATTCGTGTTCGAGTTCGATAGGGATCGATCGCGGATTGGTTTTACGCGACACGGATGTGGTTTGCCATGA